The window gtagcacccggggttcttcttcctctgcctgttgtggtagacacgctggaactagttgatgagaaggcacaagtcgtcgtcgcccagtgtctctagctgctcatctgtaacagaaggcaaagaggcaagagaaaagccaagagcagagttagcgttagagctcgatccacttgggccagtcacaagagaaatgctcttggaaggaggggcgtcattgagcttggcttgtgtctggttatccacctccgtggacttgagcttgctgaaaagctcattcacggtcgGAGTCTCATAtcctgcagactcgatgatcgtgttcaccttgagatcccacacagagcggtcaagtgcgtagagcaatttgagggccttctcgtgctctatgtactcaagggcatcagcagatctgttcgcattgactttgttcacaatcgattaaaaccgactgaacatgtcgccaatgctctcacccggcccctgtgtgaaattctcgtattcacgccggtgagtctcgaacagtctggccttcacctgaggtgtgccctcgtggtagttctcaaggcacgtccaaactttgtgggcttcctgaaaaccctagacgcgtgagaactctgcACGAGAAACGcgagcgaacaaggcattgacagccttggcgttagtttcgtgctcggacacctgaagaggagaggtccgaacggcaagcacctcgtacgcctggttcttggtgatatcccagacctcggctcccatgctttgcaagaaggcatgcatgcgaaccttccaataagcatagtcctcgccggaaaatactgggatcttaccaagactcgccatggtcgccaagtagttttcgaaccggttaaggtactaaaaacctcaaccaagctctgataccaattgagggaccgaaaaggcgaccagaggggggtgaatgggagccgattaaaatttCTTGCAATCGGAAAGATCGGCTTAGTCCCGAAGTACACGCCCAACCCTAGAGCTCTAGGCACAGTGTGGAGTAGGTATGGAGAAGCTACACCAACATAAGAAATCCCTAGGAACAAACAAGATCAAACGCGGAAGCAAACATCGTAAAGTAGTGCGAGAAACAGTAAAACAcagcacggtataactcaccggttaatccgatgcacTGATTTGAaaagcgtcggttcaatcgATGAGCAGAGCTTGCAGCAGAAAAAGCAAGCACTGGTTGATCCGATGCAATGGTTTGAACTGCGTCAGTTCAACCGATGACaaacaccggatgatccgacaaaatcaagctcgagcgtcggCGTTGTTGTCCAGAGAGTCCACAAAACAACCTTTGactacaccggttaaaccgacatagGCACAATCAAACACCGGTGTAGTTGTCTAGAGGAACCCCAACTCGAAAAGTcttgagcaccggttaaaccggtgttctGAAAactcaatacaccggttaactGAGTGAACGCTTGCAAGTGGGGCAGCTGGTGAccatgcaccggttaaaccgatgctcgtGGTAGCTAAAGCACCGGTGTAACTGAAGAACACCAGAAAACCCTAACTCAGAGAAAGACTTgtacaccggttgatccgacgcatataatttcaaagcgtcggttcatccggtgctagaTGAAACAGAATCCAGAAACGCTTTCCAGCCTGCGTTCTTTCGAAAATTTGATGATCGAGtgaccaaatcaagtccaaatctcaccaaatttCGTAGTCATGATTACAATGGACTTGTGAATacgtccacggaaggaatcgacgaattactccatggtttgggagaaatCGACGAAATTCGaagcaagattggggttttctcaagaacgcaaAAACTTCGATTAGTGGTGACTCGTGATTTCAGAGggtttagcactaggctagatggttttgaatcactacaaagagtcaCGAAAACAACAAGAATCAAGCCACCAACTCGTGCTCATGAATCGACAAAAGAAAATCGAAATTAAATCAAACGAGGCACGAAAACGACAGGAATTAAGACGAgatcaaaaccccggagggcacaaggagggaagggcctcctttccggTTCGATCCACTTACAAagtctcaagaatccatggctCAAATCCTAGAGAGGGGAGGTGGAGCAAAGagacgagagagagaggtggcGCCAGGCACAAGGGAGGGGGCGGTTCTATTCTGGCAAGGcgcgagggagagaggagaggggtgaggggtatttaaggtgcccacgcagaggtccaaaataccctcgactcaaactagacactaaaaacgcccgtaggggcaaaaccaaaaatatgtacatgatctcatccgacggcggagtttctttcttcgactcgaagccttctccgcgatgccaccatgtcgatgaagatccggttcgcggtttttaggggtccgcgaaacccgggtaggtggccggttttgagaaaaccgccaaaactccacgcgcgggaagattcccgcctccacgccgtggccctagacgccgttcctgcctcggccttctgacggccctagacgccgcccgacgcccgtcacctcctcgcccacagCAAGGCCCTAGATGCcatcgacgcccgtcacctccgtcagtcctgagaccgacgcccgtgcctccatgacctagcgtcttcaaccgccgtccgcctccttggttttgtggcgcaaaccaagaaactcgCTTTCCGTTGCAGCTTGCGCccttgatccaggagtggatgcctcagctgccgcccggcacgagctccggtcccggctgcccttcaccgccgtccaccacacggtccatcggccacagcacctccacggcagctctccgtcgacactagATGCCCATGTACCTGcgatccaaagaccaagcgcacgatcacaccgcacagttgacaattcactcatcataagcaggatagagtactcaacattcctcaatctcccccttgatgagtgcattgtcaacacaccactaTCGAAACAAGATTGAAACAAAAACAATGAAGAACAAAGAGGCAAGAAGgaacttgaacaagtgacaaaagctcgacagaagcaagaacaagtcacttgaccaagtaaagatcgattccctcagacaagggcaacggctcgacgcaatcgatcaaacacaagcatgactcctcaaagacagaggcagggctcgacacagtcatgctAGAAGCgaaaggaaaaccaggagctaaacaaaagcagaaactccatgcatttcccccttaccagtgcaactctcaccatATGTaagcactctcaaagccctatgcacaacaagtttttggttctctcaaaaatcaaacaaatcTCCCCATTGTTCGATCACTAAACTTCTCCCCCATTCAGTTCACGCGCGGCAAACTGTGTTACCTTCCTTAGAAAATTTCCCACTTAGGGTCATTTTAAAATGACATTCGCCAGAAATTTCCATATGGATACTATGACTTGTCCAGAGTCAAGTGCTCTGCTCCTACTGGAGTTTTTTAAATGATGTTTCTAGAGTGGTCGAGTTAGGCATCTCGTTTTGGCCAGTTCGTCTAGCGTTATAACAAAGCTTGTTTCGATAGCctcgtactccctccgtcctgaaatataagtCATTCTGGAAGTATTTTACTATGTCCAGATTCATAGAATATTTAATGAATCTGGACATATAGTTTGTCTAGATTCAGAGAGTGTTCAATGAATCTGGTAAAATGCCAGAATGACTTATATTTCAGGACAGGGGGAGTAACTTGTAAGAAGTTGTAACCGTAGCAAAAACACTTTTACTTCCAATAAAGTAGGGCTAAATAGTCTTTGGTCTAAAGGAAAATTTTCCATCTTGATACGATGACACAGCTCTTTTATATGTCACTTTGAAGTGACTTGGTGTTGGAAATGTCTTAAGTCACTAAAGTTTGCAATACTTTTCACGTCAATCAAACAACCTAGGAGTAATATACATCCCAAGTTGGCCTTTTTGGGCCGAAGGCTTGGCTTTGAATGCTTTACCGAAAGCAAAAGTGAGTTGGGATACCGCCGTATATAGTATGAGTGCACAATCAGGTGTAGGGAAGCACCTAACGAGTGCTCCACATATATATTGCCAAAGAGAAAGGGTAAAGAAGAACAAAATAATCCACCGTCCATATTAGGATAACTCTTGCATGTAAACAAACTTCTCAGAAGCTTGTTAAACAATTTTTTACTCTTTACACAAGAGCAAGTGTAGCActgttagttatttttttaatggaAGTTTCCCACTCGGAACATTATATTTATAGCAGTGCGTACGAATGCCATTTTGTGGAAATAATTATCATCATATCTTGGAGTATCAGGACCTCAACATATAATGTAATCTTTAAATTGAAGCTTTTTCATCTCACAGAGCAAAGGTGATCTTCAAGCGGTAATTTGTTATGGTCATCCATAGGGTAAAAAAGAAGTACTTCGCTATTATAGTAGAATGGCTTGACTCGATGGTTTAGTGGTTTctggtttctttttctttcttcacCCTTTTGTTTTGTATCCCTGTATAAAGTCAAGGACGTGAAAGAGTTTCTACCCACGGTAAAGAGATATGAAAATATGCTTTGATAATTTCAAACTTGTGTCCCAGGGTGGCAGATTAATAATGACTAGTTTTCTTATGGTGCAATGAAACTTCATGCCATAGTCCTCAAACAACTTTTACACGTATGGAAAGCATTGCATCTGGCGTGGTTCTGATCTCAATTCCAAGCAACCACCAATGAAAAGGCTGAATGACAATCATATGCACAAAACTTTAAATTGCATTGTGGTGGTCGTGGTGGGTGggtgtgggtgggggggggggggctttacGGGAGCTACGGTGCTGTTCCTAGACCTGCTTCATCGGCCACGacttttcattaagaagaagcaATCTGCTCCTAGTCTAGAAAAACTCCCAAATGCCGGCTATGCCGGTAAAAGGATTTTTGAAAACTAGACCCATAAATTTACTCCCGCGGGGATTTAAACCTAAACCTACTAGGTTCTAGTTAGACGCTCTAACCACTACGCTAGAGGCTCTTCCACATCAGCAAGAAAAATAGAAAGTGCAAAAGATCACAGTGATGGAACTGTACTTTGCAAGATTCACGGCAATACTTACATGGAGTTCTGATCCAGGAATGGACAAGGGGAAGGTAGGTGGCGCGTTGtgctctccttctccttgacgtgctgaggcaGCTCTAGAGCGAGAATGACGTGCCAGGAAGGAGATAGGGCAGAGTTGCGGCATGAAGAGGTTCTTGGTTAGTCGACCAAGATGAGTAGACTGTGTTTGGCTCTATGATAGGGAGGGTGAATTGAATTCGATCTCTGATTCGAATCAAGGGGAATTGAATTGAACTGTTATCCCAaattatttaaattctgcaTTTTAGTGAGAAAACCCGTAAACACAGAAATAGAGTGGATATTCCACATGTGACACCCAAATCAGCATCGAATTTGATACGGCTGGTTCCACTACTAGCCGCCATGCTACCCCAACCAAGCTCGAGTGTGAAGTCAAACACGGTATTGGCTCAGCACCGTACTAGCAAAAACCTCATGTTGATCTCTCCACCGTGGACTCGTGAAACTACTGTCAAAACCAGACCTTGCCCGATTCATCAAAGTATCAAACCCATTCCGTGTCACCTTTCCATTGCCCAATTCGTCGTTAAACTAAACAGTGCCTGACCAAGGCAGTACAGCTGTAGATGCTTCATATAGGCACGAGTTTTTAAACactttttttgtgattttctcTGTGTGATAACTTAGAGTAGCTCCCGTGCATGATATATGTGTGCTGCTATCACAAGTTTGGGAAAAAGTACCAACTGGATATAAGTATGGTATCACGGATTGATTTTTATCCTTTTTTTGCGTCAAGTTTAATCTCAGAGGCTATCGCATGTCAGTCACAGGTGCTTCGTAGGCACTTTGGTCTCCTTGGGCTTGGCTGGCCTCGCTCCTTGTCCTTTGTCGAGAAATTTAGATCTGTATCATTAAAAGATTCTaaagttagatatataccatCGTTATCTCATTGACATGTGGGGTTCACATAAGTCAATTACATATGGGTctgatggtatatatctaactttGGGATCTTTTAATGGTACAAATCTAATTTTTGATTTGTCAAGCATGTCTGTTTCGGACCTGTTCTGCTAGTGATCGCACCATGATGAGAGGCGTGGCTACGGTTGGTCGGTCAGGGGACGAGATGATGGTACCCGGCCGGAGGCCGGAGGGAGAGGTGGCGGCCATCGGCCTGTCGCTTTGCGCGAGCAAGAGCTGATTGGCTGGTGTCTAGTGGTGCTTGAGACCGCCACCGTGTCGCGAGCGGCAGCGTTACTGCATGAGAGCGACGGCGCGCAGGCGAGGGGGGGTGGTGGGGGGGAAAGGATCGGTCGGACGAAGCAGGCAACCAGCCACGGCCAGACCGGGTGTGAGCAAGCATCACCACGGGCCGGGTCAGAGCGTACGGGTGGGCTCTACACGCTGCGCAGAAAACATCTGCTCCTAACAAAAAGGCCCATGACCCTGGGCCCTAGTCTGATCAGCGTTCTGACGGCCCGTGTATAGTTTCTAGGTCTCGAATGGTCTCGCCAGTCATCATGCAACCAGACTTGTGGCTGAATGTGTTCTAAAAAGATATTCTGAACAACTCTCAAGCATATATCCATCACAGATAACACAAGCATAGCAAATGTGAGATGATCTGCCATGCAAATCCCCAAGCCCAAACACAGCGAGGTATCACGTACACCTAGCAAACATATTCATCACAAATTTAAAACGTGAACAAAAGTAGACCAACTGTATATTATTGCAACCAAATAGCATACTCCAATCTAAAGGGAACAATAATGATACATATTTATCTGTGGAAAAATATATAGCAACTCAGGTGTTTCCAAGACAGCACTTGTCTCTGTTATTGACCATGTGTATGCTATAGTTAGCGTGGCCAACTGATTGAGGATGCAAGTTCTTTCTCTAGACTGTATCCCCGAGAGGTTTCTTCAGAAGGCAAACGGGTAATACCATTTACAAGATGAAGTTGTACGTCAGAGTTACTAGCTTGTgggcaaaacagaagctcaatcTCATCATTAATTTCTGGTAAATGGTGTGTTTTCCTTAGCCTCTTAGTTCTTAGGAACTGCAACCTCATCTCTACCTCTTTCATGGATGGTCTCTCTGATCCTCTGGTCTTCAAGCATGCTTGAGCGAGTGAAGCAATATCATCGATTTCTTCTTGGTCAGCCTCTTCCACGACCTGTGGATCTATTATTTGCATAAGAGCtccttcttgaagtccttcAACAAAGTAATGGGACAAGTTTTGTTTCATATCAGAATCGTTGATGAAAATTGGTTTCTTTCTAGTCACAAGCTCCAAGAGTATAACACCAAAACTATACACATCACTCTTCTCGGTAAGCTGGCCAGTATGGTAATACTCTGGATCTAAGTACCCGAATGTTCCTTGTACGTTGGTCACCACATGAGTCTCATCAAGTGAAACAGATCTTGAAGCACCAAAGTCGGAAACCTTTGTGGTGAAGGTGGCATCTAAGAGTATGTTGGAAGATTTCACATCTCTATGATAAATAGGTATTGTGGCAGCTGAATGCAAATAAGCAAGTGCCCCTGCTGCTTCTACCGCTATCCTAATGCGATCATCCCATGACAGCAAGCATTTAGCATTAATATCATCATGAAGAAGTCCATATAGTGTGCCATTGGATATGAACTCGTATACAAGCAAGGGCACCTCAGTTTCCAAGCAGCAGCCAAAAAGCTTCACCACATTGCGGTGGATGATTTGAGATAGGATAGCAACCTCATTGATAAACTGGTTTATCTCATTTTGCTCcacaattttggatattttgaTTGCCACCACATTTTGATCAGATAGAATTCCTTTATAAACAGTGCCATGTCCTCCACAACCAAGAACACGAGTAGTATCGAAGTTGTTGGTCGCTTTCTCTAGTTCCTCTAAGGAGAATatctttgttttgtttgtgGTGTTTCCATCTGAGATTAGCTGCTGTAATAGTAGgccttgatttttcttgaaGTATGCTCTTCGAATCTTCTTCCGTATGCCTTGCTTCCACTTATTGACAAGTATAATTGCATAGAGTGCAATAATTATGGAGCCGAGGCCACAACCAATTCCAATTGTAATACCTTCAACTCACAAGATTAATTCCATTTTGCATATCCAATGTCATTAACTTTCCGCAGCCAAATCATTGTTTGTTTTGATAACAAAAAATGTAGATACGTGGGTATAACTCACCTAACAGAAGATTGTGTTGCTTAGCTGATGTGACACATTTCCCCTTTGTTGGCTCATATACTTTACCATGGGTACAATTTGTACAATAGTATCCTCCTGGAGTATTATGGCATACTCCATTGCAATCATTTGGGTGCTCAATGCACTCATCAATATCTGCAAATAAAATGATGTCAGCCATGATCAGGTTTAATTTTTTGATATCATTATAATGGGTCTTTGCAAATAGTTGGTTAGATATACATGTGTATGTAAATTGTTCAATATCTGGATTTTTCAGGTTCCCCTAGCATTTGCTTAGAGAGGTAGGGATTCAATTAGGCAGTACAAGAAATGCAATGTGGCAGTGAAGGTTTCTGGATTCTAACTCAAAaactttgggggggggggggggggggggggggcgagagaGAAAGAGACCTTTACAACCATCTAGGATGTATGGATTCCCATAATAGCCATTCAAGCACTTACAGCGATATCCTAGGAATAGCATCCCGTGGGTGACATTAATACATTTGCTGTAGGTGCTGATACATGCATAAGTTCGGGGCCTTTGCGAGGCTGATCCACAGGTTAAGTTGGTGACAGCCCACCTCATTCGGATGTCGAATTCTTGAGAGAACTCACTGAAACTATTGATGGCATGCGCTATTACTAACCCGTCATCACTGTTGCTCGAATCGTTCAGCATGCCGGCTATATCCAAGTATCCACCTTCTACTGACAAATTGGTGACATGATATTTTGCGCTGCCTCCTCGGTCAAGAACACGGTCAAGAACTGTGAACTTATTATCCACACAAGCAAGCCGGAATTTCTCGTGTGCAAAGCAACCTTCTTCCAACCCAAAAGGGAAAGGGATGGACATGTTTCCACACGACCTCGTACAATTTCCCCTAGGATTGGGATTGTAACCTGCACGCTCCAAGAATAAAAGATGTGTAACACATGAAATTTATGAGGGCCAGAGAAGATATGGAAAACTTTTCTTTGCGAATAAGCTAAGGAAAAATGCAAAAGTACTACATATACATCTATCATATAGTCATAGGTACTATTGGAATGGCACGAGGCCGCATAAAATCTAGGTATAATATTGATTAAGCATAGCTACAATCCAAATAGATTACTAGTAGATCAAGACATGTGTTAGAAAAAAGATCATATAAATTCTCATAAAATCGTAAATATCTAGTCATCAAtcttaattattattattaattaGATACTTCTTTTGGAGGCTTAACATCCATCCTCATAGATGCAAGAAATGATGCATCCAAATTTTTTTCACGAAAATCACAAAATCCTAATAGATCTGGCGATTTGATAGACTCTAATCATCATTGGCAACAATAACCATTCAATATATTTGTTTTTCTAAAAGTTACCCACTTCACAATTATGAAAAGTAGTCTCCAATAATCCACTAAAGTTATACATAAATTGTCGACtgatgccattataaaaaagcTAAATTAACCATGTAATCTTCATCTAAATATGATGTTAcacaaaataatctaaagtaattGCTGAAATTTTATCTAAATTAATCTCACTAgtattattaaaaataatagaaaGTAGCCCCTAAATCTACAACTCTTATGTcacatttttaaaaaaaatatcaaagtACAATCAATGTTTACATAGAAAAAGAAAACTACCTCAAGGTATATACACATGATGTGCATCACTATGCAGATCATATATATTATATAGAATAATGCAATGAACATATCAATATTTGTGTGAAACACATTGTTTAAGCTAAGGTTTCAACTAAACACATGTCAAATAAACAAATATATATTGGGCATGATGCGAAGTAGGAACAAATTATACACATGGGGATGAAAAAGAACATAAAGTAACTGGTAAGTAAAGTCTATCACAACCAGATAAAGTCAAGAAAGTATGTATATTAGTATTGTGTTAGAATACGAATAAATGAGAGAAAGTTTCAAGTAAACACACATGGTGTGCAAGTGCAATGCAAAGGGCGAAACCATGAATTTGGAATGAAGAAAAATATACAGTGTGATTGGTAACTAATGTCTATCCCCCACCGGATAAATATGTAAGAGATCATGTACATGACTATTATGTTAGAATATTAGAAAGTGAGAGGTGGCAAAGATAAGCATTTGAGGGGGCTCAAAAACATAAATTTGTAACACTTATAACTCTTAAAATACTAGTTAGTGCAGGAGCACGTACGATGCATGATGGGCTAGTTATGAACTAATTATTATTTTGTTCCTTGTAGCTAGATGCTAGCTGTGATAGTTAAAGATCAACAAGGTCATACACATACGAAGACGAACAACCTCTCAAAGTTTTGCAGTCATCCTAAATTTATGCACAAACGTAGCCCTGCTGATAACATAAACTCATAGTAGGATTTTAGAACTAACAGAGGGTTTTGGGGTAGTGTCACGAACCTTCGATGCAGCCATCCAAAATATAGGGATTATTGCCCCCTACGCTAGTAGGATTATTATTGCAGTAGCAGAAGTAACCTGCCCCCGACTTTAGCATCCCGCATGAGCTACCAGGGCTGCATGCATATGTTCCTTTATTTGCAGATGCCATTTCACAACTTGGCTGGTCCCTGATGAGAACTACCAGCTTTGCCGGAAAAATCCCGCCTATCCTGCTCGAGTACAGGTCTGTGCTGGTGTCAAAGTAATAATCTTGTTCCGTTAAGAAAACCTTGACGATGGAGGGCTCTGCATctgatgatgatggtgttctGGCGACGCCGTCCCTGCGGGACAGCGTGAAGCGGAAGCCTCTCATATATGCCGACAAAGCGATGCTGCAGCAGCCCAAGCCATTGCACTGCCCATGCACGGCGGCGTCCATTTCACCCATGAGGGTCTTGTTGCCTAAGCACATACTTATGCAAGAACCAATGGTAAGGTTCGTCCCAGAATCGAACAGGACGACCTCGATGTCGCAGCCAACAACATACATGTGGCTGCCAAAATCGATGTTCAAGCCCTCGGCAGGCGACTCCCATGACCCGGTGTAGGTGGTCTTGCCTGGCGTCAAGGTGATTTTGAAGGCGATCGAAGCATAGGCCGAGTTGACGTCCGTGCCGAGGATCTCGGTGGTGCTGTTGGTCAACAAGAGCCTGGTGCTGTTGTGGTCGCAGGTGAGCTCGAAGCCTTGCCGGAAGCAGCCGGGCGCGGTCCCGAACGGGTAGGAGATGCCGGCTCCTCCGCACCTAGTGGGGC is drawn from Panicum virgatum strain AP13 chromosome 1N, P.virgatum_v5, whole genome shotgun sequence and contains these coding sequences:
- the LOC120654144 gene encoding wall-associated receptor kinase-like 1, which translates into the protein MSSVAAILTGMQLLLMCFMGAAPRVPWLVSGVAHAGGPEGILSIPSAASLARCPTRCGGAGISYPFGTAPGCFRQGFELTCDHNSTRLLLTNSTTEILGTDVNSAYASIAFKITLTPGKTTYTGSWESPAEGLNIDFGSHMYVVGCDIEVVLFDSGTNLTIGSCISMCLGNKTLMGEMDAAVHGQCNGLGCCSIALSAYMRGFRFTLSRRDGVARTPSSSDAEPSIVKVFLTEQDYYFDTSTDLYSSRIGGIFPAKLVVLIRDQPSCEMASANKGTYACSPGSSCGMLKSGAGYFCYCNNNPTSVGGNNPYILDGCIEGYNPNPRGNCTRSCGNMSIPFPFGLEEGCFAHEKFRLACVDNKFTVLDRVLDRGGSAKYHVTNLSVEGGYLDIAGMLNDSSNSDDGLVIAHAINSFSEFSQEFDIRMRWAVTNLTCGSASQRPRTYACISTYSKCINVTHGMLFLGYRCKCLNGYYGNPYILDGCKDIDECIEHPNDCNGVCHNTPGGYYCTNCTHGKVYEPTKGKCVTSAKQHNLLLGITIGIGCGLGSIIIALYAIILVNKWKQGIRKKIRRAYFKKNQGLLLQQLISDGNTTNKTKIFSLEELEKATNNFDTTRVLGCGGHGTVYKGILSDQNVVAIKISKIVEQNEINQFINEVAILSQIIHRNVVKLFGCCLETEVPLLVYEFISNGTLYGLLHDDINAKCLLSWDDRIRIAVEAAGALAYLHSAATIPIYHRDVKSSNILLDATFTTKVSDFGASRSVSLDETHVVTNVQGTFGYLDPEYYHTGQLTEKSDVYSFGVILLELVTRKKPIFINDSDMKQNLSHYFVEGLQEGALMQIIDPQVVEEADQEEIDDIASLAQACLKTRGSERPSMKEVEMRLQFLRTKRLRKTHHLPEINDEIELLFCPQASNSDVQLHLVNGITRLPSEETSRGYSLEKELASSISWPR